A stretch of the Streptomyces sp. WMMB303 genome encodes the following:
- a CDS encoding SpoIIE family protein phosphatase, producing the protein MTQKRPGAAKRGSRLAVRSVAGQVFVLQLAIVLLLVLAAAAGLAWQARLADVRSARERSLTCAATLALSPSTAAALRSPRPTGKLQPVSVRAGRECGIDFVAVLDRQGVRLSDPLPRLIGKRASGDFSRALAGQSYTEQFEGQPKDSVRAVAPVQDPDGTVIGLVTAGVDLATVSAKLDRELPWVGAGAAGALLLATLGAGLVSRRLNRQTRGLGPAEVTRMYEHHDAVLHAAREGVLVLDGTGRLVLANDEAHRLLRLPDHAQGQQIDDLRLEPGIAGLLASGRSASDEVYAVGDRMLAVNQRPTGSDGGPAGCVATLRDTTELREVAGQAQVAAQRLELLYTAGLRIGTTLDVVRTAEELTEVAVPRFADAATVDLLEPVIGGQEPLPGPSTAAVRRVALRFEGGAVPPLQPVDSSPAVPPLSGPGGSESGREDGTAGGGEGGGRAGDAGDAGDLAESVLEPDLAAATDWRATDPERAERMLREGFHSLIMVPLRARGTVLGRACFWRRDQRAFQAEDLASAEELVTRTAVCVDNARRYAREHGLAVTLQRSLLPGGLPEQNAVSAAYRYLPARAGVGGDWFDVIPLPGARVALVVGDVVGHGLHAAATMGRLRTAVHNFSSLDLPPEELLAHLDELVMRIDQDPTLGPDTAAVTGATVLYAIYDPASGRCQFSGAGHPPPALACPDGTTAVLEAPENLPLGLGASPFETRTLTLPEGSRLALYTNGLVQVRSRDLDERLEMLRVALSGTGQGPEETCAAVLEAMLPDRTSEDRDDIALLVAETRLLPSSRIARWEVPSDPEAVAPVRAACAARLVEWGLEETAFTAELILSELLTNAIRYGAPPVTVRLLCDRYVTCEVSDSSSTAPHLRRATTVDEGGRGLFLIAQLAQHWGTRYTAEGKTIWAELSLDGAPSEVPLV; encoded by the coding sequence ATGACTCAAAAGCGTCCTGGCGCCGCGAAGCGCGGTTCCCGGCTCGCGGTGCGGAGCGTTGCCGGACAGGTCTTCGTACTGCAACTGGCGATCGTGCTGCTGCTGGTGCTCGCCGCCGCCGCGGGCCTGGCCTGGCAGGCCCGACTGGCCGACGTCCGCAGCGCCCGGGAACGCTCCCTGACCTGTGCCGCCACGCTGGCCCTCTCTCCCTCGACCGCCGCTGCCCTGCGCTCGCCCCGCCCGACCGGGAAGCTGCAGCCGGTGAGCGTACGGGCCGGTCGTGAGTGCGGGATCGACTTCGTCGCGGTCCTCGACCGGCAGGGCGTCCGGCTCAGCGACCCCCTCCCGCGGCTGATCGGCAAACGGGCCTCGGGCGACTTCAGCCGGGCGCTGGCCGGCCAGTCCTACACCGAGCAGTTCGAAGGCCAGCCCAAGGATTCCGTCCGCGCGGTCGCCCCCGTGCAGGACCCGGACGGCACGGTGATCGGGCTGGTCACGGCGGGCGTCGACCTGGCGACCGTCTCGGCCAAGCTGGACCGCGAACTGCCGTGGGTAGGGGCGGGCGCCGCGGGCGCCCTCCTCCTCGCGACCCTGGGCGCCGGGCTGGTCAGCAGGCGGCTCAACCGCCAGACCCGCGGCCTGGGGCCGGCGGAGGTGACGCGCATGTACGAACATCACGACGCGGTGCTCCACGCCGCGCGGGAGGGCGTGCTCGTCCTGGACGGTACCGGGCGGCTGGTGCTCGCCAACGACGAGGCGCACCGGCTCCTGCGGCTGCCGGACCACGCGCAGGGGCAGCAGATCGACGACCTGCGGCTGGAGCCGGGCATCGCGGGGCTGCTGGCCTCCGGCCGCTCCGCCAGCGACGAGGTGTATGCCGTCGGCGACCGGATGCTCGCCGTCAACCAGCGCCCCACCGGTTCCGACGGCGGCCCGGCCGGGTGCGTGGCCACGCTGCGGGACACCACCGAACTGCGGGAGGTCGCCGGCCAGGCCCAGGTCGCCGCCCAGCGCCTGGAACTGCTCTACACCGCGGGTCTGCGGATCGGCACCACGCTCGACGTGGTGCGCACCGCCGAGGAACTGACCGAGGTCGCGGTCCCCCGGTTCGCGGACGCGGCCACCGTCGACCTGCTCGAACCGGTCATCGGCGGGCAGGAGCCGCTGCCCGGTCCGTCCACCGCCGCCGTCCGCCGGGTCGCGCTGCGCTTCGAGGGCGGCGCCGTCCCGCCGCTGCAACCGGTGGACAGCAGCCCCGCGGTTCCGCCCCTCTCGGGCCCGGGAGGGAGCGAAAGCGGAAGGGAGGACGGGACCGCCGGGGGCGGCGAAGGCGGCGGGCGCGCCGGAGACGCCGGAGACGCCGGAGACCTGGCCGAGTCGGTCCTGGAGCCGGATCTGGCCGCCGCGACCGACTGGCGTGCCACCGACCCCGAGCGCGCCGAACGCATGCTCCGCGAGGGCTTCCACTCGTTGATCATGGTGCCGCTGCGGGCCCGCGGCACCGTGCTGGGCCGGGCCTGCTTCTGGCGCCGGGACCAGCGCGCGTTCCAGGCCGAGGACCTGGCCTCGGCCGAGGAGCTGGTCACCCGCACCGCGGTCTGCGTGGACAACGCCCGGCGCTACGCACGCGAGCACGGTCTGGCCGTCACACTCCAGCGCAGCCTGCTGCCCGGCGGACTGCCCGAACAGAACGCCGTCTCGGCCGCCTACCGCTATCTGCCGGCGCGGGCGGGGGTGGGCGGGGACTGGTTCGATGTCATTCCGCTGCCCGGTGCCCGGGTGGCGCTGGTGGTCGGGGACGTGGTGGGTCACGGACTGCACGCGGCCGCCACCATGGGCCGGCTGCGCACCGCGGTGCACAACTTCTCCTCCCTGGATCTTCCCCCGGAGGAACTGCTCGCCCACCTGGACGAATTGGTGATGCGCATCGACCAGGACCCCACGCTCGGCCCGGACACCGCCGCGGTCACCGGAGCGACCGTGCTGTACGCCATCTACGATCCCGCCTCCGGCCGTTGCCAGTTCTCGGGGGCAGGCCATCCGCCACCCGCGCTGGCCTGTCCGGACGGCACCACCGCCGTCCTGGAAGCCCCCGAGAACCTGCCGCTCGGACTGGGTGCCTCGCCGTTCGAGACCCGCACCCTGACGTTGCCCGAAGGCAGCCGGCTGGCGCTGTACACCAACGGACTGGTCCAGGTCCGCAGCCGCGATCTCGATGAACGGCTGGAGATGCTGCGTGTCGCGCTCTCCGGCACCGGACAGGGGCCCGAGGAGACGTGCGCTGCCGTGCTGGAGGCCATGCTGCCGGACCGCACCAGCGAGGACCGTGACGACATCGCGCTGCTCGTCGCCGAGACGCGGCTGCTGCCGTCCTCCCGGATCGCCCGCTGGGAGGTCCCCAGCGACCCGGAAGCCGTCGCCCCGGTGCGGGCCGCGTGCGCGGCCCGGCTGGTCGAATGGGGTCTGGAGGAGACGGCCTTCACCGCGGAGCTCATTCTCAGCGAGCTGCTGACCAACGCCATCCGCTACGGGGCGCCTCCCGTCACCGTGCGGCTCCTCT
- a CDS encoding ATP-binding protein, whose amino-acid sequence MWWVPTVLVVLATVLAAALVPPSSRIAVLVCGAVATAVLAGVTAELVRRGAESERFRAEAAAREADLRRHLEEQEAATVRLAEEVLPRAVARLEEGEFSQDVLRSYPVDGGLGPRFRAAHEALLRSVVEAVQSEETMRDSAQRGVVNVARRVQAIVHQQATDLRTMEDRHGNEPKFFTDLLRLDHGTALIGRLADSIAVLGGARPGRQWNRAVPLYSVLRGAMSRIIEYQRVELHSVAEVAVVGPAVEPLIHALAELLDNATRYSPPKTRVHLTAVEVHMGIAVEIEDGGVGLSEEARARAERMLKEARAGIDLNDLGESPRLGLAVVGRLAQAYDFQVSLPPSAYGGVRAVLTVPQSLITTAPAEGRAHGIGAASGLRPLSSDAPRPESGEHRGAAADAARHREAAPTPAPAGTAPAAQKPDGVAAAHPDGGAAADGQQDQAPERTPSGLPQRRRRRPSGDGRPAAAPRPARPGPAATAHEEPAPGVWMAELHSGLHGDRPAPDPARANSDTSDKDE is encoded by the coding sequence ATGTGGTGGGTGCCCACCGTCCTCGTGGTCCTGGCCACCGTGCTCGCCGCGGCACTCGTCCCGCCCTCCTCCCGCATCGCGGTGCTGGTGTGCGGCGCCGTGGCGACCGCCGTCCTCGCGGGTGTGACGGCGGAACTCGTGCGCCGCGGGGCCGAGTCGGAACGTTTCCGCGCCGAGGCCGCAGCACGCGAGGCGGATCTGCGCAGGCACCTGGAGGAGCAGGAGGCCGCCACCGTACGGCTGGCCGAGGAGGTGCTGCCGCGCGCCGTGGCGAGGCTGGAGGAGGGCGAGTTCTCCCAGGACGTCCTGCGCTCCTACCCCGTCGACGGCGGACTCGGCCCGCGGTTCCGCGCAGCCCACGAGGCCCTGCTGCGCTCCGTCGTGGAAGCCGTGCAGTCCGAGGAGACCATGCGCGACTCGGCGCAGCGCGGCGTCGTCAACGTCGCCCGCCGCGTCCAGGCCATCGTGCACCAGCAGGCGACCGATCTGCGCACCATGGAGGACCGGCACGGCAACGAGCCCAAATTCTTCACCGACCTCCTCCGACTGGACCACGGCACCGCGCTCATCGGCCGCCTCGCCGACAGCATCGCCGTCCTCGGCGGGGCCCGGCCCGGCCGCCAGTGGAACCGGGCCGTCCCGCTGTACAGCGTGCTGCGCGGCGCGATGTCCCGGATCATCGAGTACCAGCGGGTGGAACTGCACTCCGTCGCGGAAGTGGCCGTCGTCGGCCCCGCCGTCGAACCGCTCATCCACGCGCTGGCCGAACTGCTGGACAACGCCACCCGCTACTCGCCCCCCAAGACCCGCGTCCATCTCACCGCCGTCGAGGTGCACATGGGCATCGCGGTCGAGATCGAGGACGGCGGGGTCGGCCTGAGCGAAGAGGCCCGCGCCCGTGCCGAGCGCATGCTCAAGGAGGCCCGGGCCGGCATCGACCTGAACGACCTGGGCGAGTCGCCGCGGCTGGGCCTGGCCGTGGTCGGCCGGCTGGCGCAGGCGTACGACTTCCAGGTCTCGCTGCCGCCCTCCGCCTACGGGGGGGTCCGCGCGGTGCTGACCGTGCCGCAGAGCCTCATCACCACCGCCCCGGCCGAGGGCCGCGCACACGGCATCGGCGCCGCCTCCGGCCTGCGGCCGCTGTCCTCCGACGCCCCGCGGCCGGAGTCGGGAGAGCACCGCGGCGCGGCGGCCGATGCGGCCCGACACCGGGAGGCCGCCCCCACTCCCGCCCCCGCCGGAACCGCCCCGGCGGCGCAGAAGCCGGACGGCGTCGCCGCCGCGCATCCGGATGGCGGGGCCGCGGCCGACGGACAGCAGGACCAGGCGCCCGAGCGGACGCCGAGCGGCCTGCCGCAGCGCAGGCGCCGCCGACCGAGCGGAGACGGGCGGCCCGCGGCAGCTCCGCGCCCGGCGCGCCCGGGCCCCGCCGCCACCGCACACGAGGAACCCGCACCCGGCGTATGGATGGCCGAACTCCACAGCGGGCTGCACGGCGACAGACCGGCGCCGGACCCGGCTCGCGCCAACAGCGACACGTCAGACAAGGATGAGTAG
- a CDS encoding roadblock/LC7 domain-containing protein, with protein MDHRADMDWMLKDLAESVPQTRHIVVLSSDGLCMARYDTDVDTADRIAAIGSGLQSLSGAVAAEFPQSDGRMRMVVIEVSGGFMYLMAAGAGAHLAVLADEGVDAGLVGQCMRDLVARIGAHLTSPPRTDGQVP; from the coding sequence ATGGATCACCGCGCGGACATGGACTGGATGCTTAAGGACCTCGCCGAGAGCGTCCCGCAGACCCGTCACATAGTGGTGCTGTCCTCGGACGGCCTGTGCATGGCCCGGTACGACACCGACGTCGACACCGCGGACAGGATCGCGGCGATCGGCTCGGGTCTGCAGAGCCTCTCCGGCGCGGTGGCCGCCGAGTTCCCGCAGAGCGACGGGCGGATGCGGATGGTGGTGATCGAGGTGAGCGGCGGCTTCATGTACCTGATGGCCGCCGGCGCCGGCGCGCACCTCGCCGTGCTCGCGGACGAGGGGGTGGATGCCGGGCTGGTCGGTCAGTGCATGCGCGATCTGGTGGCCCGCATCGGTGCTCATCTGACCAGCCCGCCACGGACCGACGGGCAGGTGCCGTGA
- a CDS encoding DUF742 domain-containing protein, whose product MSENGHGWEESGPERLYVITGGREADAERVRLDLVTLIVSREEPGVGMQPELAAILRICRSPLSVAEISAYLALPSSATGVLLDDLLTDGRVEAREPASSLPDIALIEAVIDGLQKL is encoded by the coding sequence GTGAGCGAAAACGGCCACGGGTGGGAGGAGAGCGGCCCGGAGCGGCTGTATGTGATCACCGGGGGGCGGGAGGCGGACGCCGAGCGGGTCCGGCTCGACCTGGTGACGCTGATCGTCTCGCGGGAGGAGCCCGGGGTGGGCATGCAGCCGGAACTGGCGGCGATCCTGCGGATCTGCCGCTCGCCGCTCTCCGTCGCCGAGATCTCCGCGTATCTGGCCCTGCCCTCCAGTGCGACCGGTGTGCTGCTCGACGACTTGCTGACCGACGGGCGGGTCGAGGCACGCGAACCCGCCAGCTCTCTTCCCGACATCGCATTGATTGAGGCGGTAATCGATGGACTCCAAAAGCTCTGA
- a CDS encoding ATP/GTP-binding protein — protein sequence MDSKSSDTVLEPREADRLPSSASSAVKIVIVGGFGVGKTTLVRSVSEIRPLTTEETMTRASTGIDDLAGVERKSETTVAMDFGRISLNEELVLYLFGTPGQQRFWFLWNGLFEGALGAVVLVDTRRLEVSFDVIGRLEEAGVPFVIAVNAFPDAASYPTEELRSALDLPTSVPIVVCDARRRESSRDVLISLMHHLRDHTLTAEPS from the coding sequence ATGGACTCCAAAAGCTCTGACACGGTCCTGGAGCCACGGGAGGCCGACCGGCTTCCCTCCTCCGCTTCGTCCGCGGTCAAGATCGTCATCGTCGGCGGATTCGGCGTCGGCAAGACGACGCTGGTCCGCTCGGTCAGCGAGATCAGGCCGCTGACCACCGAGGAGACGATGACCCGGGCCAGCACCGGCATCGACGACCTCGCCGGGGTCGAACGCAAGTCCGAGACGACGGTGGCGATGGACTTCGGGCGGATCAGCCTCAACGAGGAACTGGTGCTCTACCTCTTCGGCACGCCCGGGCAGCAGCGCTTCTGGTTCCTGTGGAACGGACTGTTCGAAGGCGCGCTGGGAGCCGTGGTCCTGGTGGACACCCGGCGGCTGGAGGTCAGCTTCGACGTGATCGGAAGGCTGGAGGAGGCGGGGGTGCCGTTCGTCATCGCCGTCAACGCCTTTCCGGACGCGGCCAGTTATCCGACCGAGGAACTGCGGTCCGCACTCGACCTGCCGACGAGTGTGCCGATCGTGGTCTGTGACGCACGGCGCCGCGAATCCAGCCGGGATGTCCTCATCTCGCTGATGCACCACCTGCGCGACCACACCCTGACTGCGGAACCGAGCTGA
- a CDS encoding MarR family transcriptional regulator, which translates to MTGEPPGGRSESAGAGTVGDVIELLEVLWEHGRDAVSSSPVSASQLRVLYCLDRDEGMNLRMLGEMLGSAPSSVSRLCDRLQALGFLERLPSQVSRRELELHLTHQGRKYLSDLRLHREEALTVTLEAMSPKARAVLYEGLRAFREATEGAAPLARLAALREVDDRSA; encoded by the coding sequence GTGACCGGCGAGCCTCCCGGCGGCCGCAGCGAGTCGGCCGGCGCCGGGACGGTGGGGGACGTCATCGAGCTGCTGGAAGTCCTGTGGGAGCACGGCCGCGACGCGGTCTCCTCCTCCCCGGTCTCCGCTTCCCAGCTGCGCGTCCTCTACTGTCTGGACCGGGATGAGGGGATGAATCTGCGCATGCTGGGGGAGATGCTGGGCTCGGCTCCCTCGTCGGTCAGCCGGCTGTGCGACCGCCTCCAGGCGCTCGGCTTCCTGGAGCGGCTGCCCAGTCAGGTCAGCCGACGGGAGCTGGAACTGCATCTGACCCACCAGGGCCGGAAGTACCTCAGCGATCTGCGGCTCCACCGCGAGGAGGCGCTGACCGTGACATTGGAGGCGATGTCGCCCAAGGCGCGCGCCGTGCTCTACGAAGGGCTCAGGGCGTTCCGTGAGGCGACCGAGGGCGCGGCCCCGCTCGCCCGGCTCGCCGCGCTGCGGGAGGTCGACGACCGCTCGGCCTGA
- a CDS encoding glycosyltransferase family 39 protein — MTTLHPSGSAAEAPRPGPGSDAGHRGGLGERIRSRARHRRAGRPRWESPAFWALLAVSAVLYLYGLGSSGYANSFYSAAAQAGGTSWKAFLFGSLDAGNAITVDKPPAALWPMGLSVRLFGLGSWQVLVPQALLGVASVGVLYSAVRRRTGPASGLLAGALLALTPVAALMFRFNNPDALLCLLMVAALWCMGRAVEDGRTRWLVLAGACFGAGFLAKALQAWLILPAVALVYLVCGPTRLRNRIGQLLCGGATTLVTAGWWVALVELWPAASRPYIGGSQENSFLELTFGYNGFGRLTGEETGSVGGGGGRGGAWGQTGLDRLFTGTAGGQISWLLPAALLFLVAGLVLAGRASRTEPLRAAFLLWGGSLLSTAATFSFMSGIFHDYYTVALAPSVAAVVAMGAATLWREPSRPLRNAVLAAAVAGTAGWSFVLLGRAPDWFPWLRWVVSAAGVAAACGLLAAAVLPRTLGGAVAALGLLAAVAGPVAYTVSTVGTPHTGSIVTAGPAVSRGGPPGMRGGGKGMPGPGTKRPTPGAGQRQGAGPGRGQTPGGQQGSPGGGTGTQQGADAGPGVPPGPGGPGQRTGRGGGTGGGRGGPGGGGGMGGLLDGSRVSAKAAALLSADAGSCTWAAAAVGSQNAASYQLSTELPVMAIGGFNGTDPSPTLAQFKKYVEQGRIHYFVAGSRGGPGGDRGTSAQISSWVAEKYPEVQAGDATFYDLTRPKEAAAE; from the coding sequence ATGACCACCCTCCATCCTTCCGGCAGCGCGGCGGAGGCGCCGCGCCCCGGTCCCGGCTCCGATGCCGGGCACCGGGGCGGCCTCGGCGAGCGGATCCGGTCCCGGGCACGGCACCGACGGGCCGGACGGCCACGCTGGGAGTCCCCGGCGTTCTGGGCGCTGCTGGCGGTCTCCGCCGTGCTGTACCTGTACGGCCTCGGCTCCTCGGGCTACGCCAACTCCTTCTACTCGGCCGCCGCCCAGGCGGGTGGCACGAGTTGGAAGGCGTTCCTGTTCGGTTCGCTCGACGCGGGCAACGCCATCACCGTCGACAAGCCGCCGGCCGCACTGTGGCCGATGGGTCTCTCCGTCCGGCTCTTCGGCCTGGGGTCCTGGCAGGTCCTGGTGCCGCAGGCGCTGCTGGGCGTCGCCTCCGTCGGCGTGCTCTACTCGGCCGTGCGCCGCCGCACCGGGCCGGCCTCCGGTCTGCTCGCCGGGGCGCTGCTGGCCCTCACCCCGGTGGCGGCGCTGATGTTCCGCTTCAACAACCCGGACGCGCTGCTGTGCCTGCTGATGGTGGCGGCACTGTGGTGCATGGGCCGGGCCGTGGAGGACGGCCGCACCAGGTGGCTGGTGCTGGCCGGAGCCTGCTTCGGAGCGGGATTCCTGGCCAAGGCCCTGCAGGCGTGGCTGATCCTGCCGGCCGTGGCGCTGGTCTACCTGGTCTGCGGACCGACCCGGCTGCGGAACCGGATCGGGCAGCTGCTGTGCGGCGGAGCGACCACCCTGGTCACCGCGGGCTGGTGGGTCGCCCTCGTGGAGCTGTGGCCCGCCGCCTCACGGCCCTACATCGGCGGCTCGCAGGAGAACAGCTTCCTGGAGCTGACCTTCGGCTACAACGGCTTCGGCCGGCTGACCGGCGAGGAGACCGGCAGCGTCGGCGGCGGAGGCGGCCGCGGCGGCGCCTGGGGGCAGACGGGGCTGGACCGGCTGTTCACCGGCACCGCGGGCGGTCAGATCTCGTGGCTGCTGCCGGCCGCCCTGCTGTTCCTGGTCGCGGGGCTGGTCCTGGCGGGCAGGGCGTCCCGCACGGAACCGCTGCGGGCCGCGTTCCTGCTGTGGGGCGGCTCGCTGCTGAGCACGGCTGCGACCTTCAGCTTCATGTCCGGAATCTTCCACGACTACTACACCGTCGCGCTGGCGCCCTCTGTCGCGGCCGTGGTGGCCATGGGTGCGGCCACGCTGTGGCGGGAGCCGAGCCGGCCGCTGCGGAACGCGGTCCTGGCGGCGGCGGTCGCGGGGACGGCGGGCTGGTCGTTCGTCCTGCTGGGCCGGGCCCCGGACTGGTTCCCGTGGCTGCGCTGGGTGGTCTCGGCCGCGGGTGTCGCGGCGGCCTGCGGGCTGCTTGCGGCCGCCGTGCTGCCCCGCACCCTGGGGGGCGCGGTCGCGGCGCTGGGACTGCTCGCGGCGGTCGCCGGGCCGGTGGCCTACACGGTGAGCACCGTCGGTACCCCGCACACCGGCTCGATCGTCACGGCGGGCCCAGCGGTGAGCCGGGGCGGACCGCCCGGCATGCGGGGCGGGGGCAAGGGCATGCCGGGGCCGGGCACGAAGCGCCCCACCCCCGGAGCGGGACAGAGACAGGGCGCGGGACCGGGCCGCGGACAGACGCCCGGTGGGCAGCAGGGATCCCCGGGCGGCGGAACGGGCACGCAGCAGGGTGCCGACGCCGGACCCGGTGTGCCGCCCGGTCCCGGCGGCCCCGGGCAGCGAACCGGCCGAGGCGGCGGCACGGGCGGCGGACGGGGCGGCCCCGGCGGCGGGGGCGGGATGGGCGGGCTGCTCGACGGCAGCCGGGTCTCGGCGAAGGCGGCGGCGCTGCTGAGCGCGGACGCCGGGTCCTGCACCTGGGCGGCGGCCGCCGTCGGCTCGCAGAACGCGGCGAGCTATCAGCTCTCCACCGAGCTGCCGGTGATGGCGATCGGCGGCTTCAACGGAACCGACCCCTCGCCCACGCTCGCACAGTTCAAGAAGTACGTGGAGCAGGGGCGGATCCACTACTTCGTCGCCGGTTCCCGGGGCGGCCCCGGAGGGGACCGTGGCACCTCCGCGCAGATCAGCTCGTGGGTGGCGGAGAAGTACCCGGAGGTGCAGGCAGGCGACGCCACCTTCTACGACCTCACCCGGCCGAAGGAGGCAGCGGCGGAGTGA
- a CDS encoding ROK family transcriptional regulator, whose protein sequence is MAAPTVPSGIGTPGVPRVLRAMNDRAALDLLVAHGPLTRTRISELTGLSKPTASQLLSRLAESGLVRTRSKERGRPGPDALLYEIDPTAARVAALSAGPRGVSAVVADLAGTVVGRARVAADPATGGSRDRTARLVGKAVGAALREAGSERPRPHTTVIGTPGAIDPRSGELRYAPHLPGWHSRALHTELTEVLGAPVTIENDVNLAAVAERHAGAARGHDDFVLVWVDDGIGAAVFANGALLRGATGGAGEVGYMPLPGAPLARGGPGTYARADAGGGFQSLVSVPAVCRLAGGAPLAEALADPWVRTETARRLADGIAALTAVLDPRLVVLSGAVPRAGGEELRALVERELTGLALPRPLLRLSELEDDPILGGALLSALARARDDVFDTG, encoded by the coding sequence ATGGCCGCACCGACCGTTCCGAGCGGTATCGGCACTCCGGGCGTCCCGCGCGTACTGCGCGCCATGAACGACCGCGCCGCACTCGACCTGCTCGTGGCGCACGGCCCGCTCACCCGCACCCGGATCAGCGAACTGACCGGCCTGTCCAAACCGACCGCCTCCCAGCTCCTGAGCCGACTGGCGGAGTCCGGCCTGGTGCGCACCCGCAGCAAGGAGCGCGGCAGGCCCGGCCCCGACGCGCTGCTGTACGAGATCGACCCGACGGCCGCCCGGGTGGCCGCGCTCTCCGCGGGCCCCCGGGGTGTCTCCGCGGTGGTCGCCGACCTCGCGGGCACCGTCGTCGGCCGGGCCCGTGTGGCGGCGGACCCGGCAACCGGAGGTTCTCGCGACCGGACCGCGCGGCTGGTCGGGAAAGCCGTGGGCGCCGCGCTGCGGGAGGCCGGCTCGGAGCGGCCCCGCCCGCACACCACCGTCATCGGGACCCCCGGAGCGATCGACCCCCGCTCGGGTGAACTGCGCTACGCACCGCACCTGCCCGGCTGGCACTCCCGCGCCCTGCACACCGAGCTCACCGAGGTTCTGGGCGCCCCGGTGACCATCGAGAACGACGTGAATCTGGCGGCCGTGGCGGAACGGCACGCGGGCGCGGCCCGGGGCCACGACGACTTCGTCCTGGTATGGGTCGACGACGGCATCGGCGCCGCCGTCTTCGCCAACGGCGCCCTGCTGCGCGGGGCGACGGGCGGGGCGGGCGAGGTGGGCTACATGCCGCTGCCCGGTGCTCCGCTCGCCCGGGGCGGCCCGGGCACGTACGCGCGAGCCGACGCGGGGGGCGGGTTCCAGAGCCTGGTCTCGGTGCCGGCGGTATGCCGCCTCGCTGGCGGCGCGCCGCTGGCCGAGGCGTTGGCCGACCCGTGGGTGCGGACCGAGACCGCTCGCCGGCTGGCCGACGGCATCGCCGCCCTGACTGCGGTCCTCGACCCGCGTCTGGTCGTGCTGTCCGGCGCCGTACCGCGCGCCGGAGGGGAAGAGCTGCGCGCGCTGGTGGAGCGCGAACTGACCGGGCTCGCGCTGCCCCGACCGCTGCTGCGGCTGAGCGAGCTGGAGGACGACCCGATTCTGGGCGGGGCGCTGCTCTCCGCCCTGGCGCGGGCTCGTGACGACGTGTTCGACACCGGCTGA
- a CDS encoding 6-phospho-beta-glucosidase has protein sequence MKLAVVGGGSTYTPELVDGFAQLREVLPIDELALIDPAADRLNRVGGLARRIFARQGHPGTVTTTDDPDAGVDGADAVLLQLRVGGQAARERDETWPLECGCVGQETTGAGGLAKALRTVPVVLDIADRVRRRNPDAWIIDFTNPVGIVTRALLDAGHKAVGLCNVAIGFQRKFARLLETAPSQVHLEHVGLNHLTWELGVRLGGPDGTDVLPGLLAEHGAAVAEDVRLPRALVEHLGAVPSYYLRYYYGHDEVVRAQREGPTRAAEVAALERELLEMYADPALDSKPGLLARRGGAYYSEAAVDLAASLLRAGGSAHQAVNTRNRGTLPFLPDDAVIETQARIGPDGARPLPVPALDPQFTGLISHTAAYEELALRAALHGGRDRVFAALLAHPLIGQFDRAEQLTDRLLAHNKEHLAWA, from the coding sequence ATGAAACTGGCCGTGGTCGGCGGAGGCTCGACCTACACGCCCGAACTCGTCGACGGCTTCGCACAGTTGCGCGAGGTGTTGCCGATCGACGAGCTGGCCCTGATCGATCCGGCGGCCGACCGGCTGAACCGCGTCGGCGGCCTGGCCCGGCGCATCTTCGCCCGGCAGGGCCACCCCGGCACCGTGACCACCACCGACGATCCGGACGCCGGTGTCGACGGCGCGGACGCCGTGCTGCTCCAACTGCGGGTGGGCGGCCAGGCCGCCAGGGAACGGGACGAGACCTGGCCGCTGGAGTGCGGCTGCGTCGGCCAGGAGACCACCGGTGCCGGAGGACTGGCCAAGGCGCTGCGTACCGTGCCGGTGGTGCTGGACATCGCCGACCGGGTACGTCGCCGCAACCCCGACGCCTGGATCATCGACTTCACCAACCCCGTCGGCATCGTCACCCGCGCGCTGCTCGACGCCGGGCACAAGGCGGTCGGGCTGTGCAACGTGGCCATCGGCTTCCAGCGGAAGTTCGCACGACTGCTGGAGACCGCACCCTCCCAGGTACATCTGGAACACGTCGGACTCAATCACCTCACCTGGGAGCTGGGCGTCCGACTCGGCGGCCCGGACGGTACCGACGTGCTGCCCGGCCTGCTGGCCGAGCACGGCGCGGCCGTCGCCGAGGACGTGCGGCTGCCCCGCGCGCTGGTCGAGCACCTGGGTGCCGTGCCGTCCTACTACCTGCGCTACTACTACGGACACGACGAGGTGGTGCGCGCCCAGCGGGAGGGGCCCACCCGGGCCGCGGAGGTGGCCGCGCTGGAGCGGGAACTGCTGGAGATGTACGCCGACCCGGCCCTGGATTCCAAGCCCGGACTGCTGGCCCGTCGCGGCGGTGCCTACTACTCGGAGGCAGCCGTCGACCTGGCCGCCTCCCTGCTGCGCGCAGGTGGCAGCGCCCACCAGGCGGTCAACACCCGCAACCGGGGGACGCTGCCCTTCCTGCCGGACGACGCGGTGATCGAGACCCAGGCCCGGATCGGCCCCGACGGCGCCCGTCCCCTGCCGGTGCCCGCGCTCGACCCGCAGTTCACCGGGCTCATCTCGCACACGGCCGCATACGAGGAACTGGCCCTGCGCGCCGCCCTGCACGGCGGCCGCGACCGGGTCTTCGCCGCGCTGCTCGCGCACCCGCTCATCGGCCAGTTCGACCGGGCCGAGCAGCTGACCGACCGGCTTCTCGCACACAACAAGGAACACCTCGCGTGGGCCTGA